A genomic stretch from Haloferax sp. Atlit-12N includes:
- the pyk gene encoding pyruvate kinase: MRNAKIVCTLGPASFDRETIRGLADAGMSVARMNASHGNVEHRSDVIDSIRAVDDATDEPLAAMLDLQGPEVRTADIDEDIYLETGSEVRFYEGDDATPEAVGLSYSITAAESGDTILLDDGRIEATVERVEDDSVHATIVSGGKLSSRKGVNVPGVDLDIDLITDSDYENLKLAAEKEVDYVAASFIRDAEDVYTISDTLENLGAEIPIIAKIERAGAVDNLDEIIQAAHGVMVARGDLGVECPLEEVPIIQKRTIRKAQAAGVPVITATEMLDSMVRSRRPTRAEASDVANAVLDGTDAVMLSGETAVGDHPVRVVETMSRIVEEVEESPEYDESQEQRVPTADEGSRTEALARSARYLARDVNAAAVVAVSESGYTARKTAKFRPGVPVVAVTPNDRTRRQLAVSWGVSAQYADYSPSVEGVMDDAVTAALDAGVAESGDTIVVLSGMMTELEGTNTTNMLKVHVAAEPVATGRKIVSGRVAGPLYRTEDGDLTDVPEGAILALSAEFDGEFNGDADKLAGIVDARAGMTGYPALVARELDIPMVSGAPLPKTIAEGATVTLHAERGIVYEGDVISHDRGNRQ; encoded by the coding sequence ATGAGAAACGCAAAAATCGTCTGCACCCTCGGTCCCGCGTCCTTCGACCGAGAGACGATTCGCGGGCTCGCCGACGCCGGCATGAGCGTCGCCCGGATGAACGCGAGCCACGGCAACGTCGAACACCGGTCCGACGTCATCGACAGCATCCGCGCCGTCGACGACGCGACTGACGAACCGCTCGCGGCAATGCTCGACCTGCAGGGCCCCGAGGTACGAACCGCCGACATCGACGAGGACATCTACCTCGAAACCGGCAGCGAGGTCCGCTTCTACGAGGGCGACGACGCCACGCCCGAGGCAGTCGGGCTGTCGTACTCCATTACCGCCGCGGAGTCCGGCGACACCATCCTCCTCGACGACGGCCGCATCGAGGCCACCGTCGAGCGTGTCGAGGACGACTCAGTCCACGCGACCATCGTCTCCGGCGGGAAGCTCAGTTCGCGCAAGGGCGTGAACGTCCCCGGCGTCGACCTCGACATCGACCTCATCACCGACTCCGACTACGAGAACCTGAAGCTCGCCGCGGAGAAGGAAGTCGACTACGTCGCCGCCTCGTTCATCCGCGACGCGGAGGACGTCTACACCATCAGCGACACCCTCGAGAACCTCGGCGCGGAGATTCCCATCATCGCCAAAATCGAGCGCGCCGGCGCGGTCGACAACCTCGACGAAATCATCCAGGCGGCCCACGGCGTGATGGTCGCCCGCGGCGACCTCGGCGTCGAGTGCCCCCTCGAAGAGGTGCCCATCATCCAGAAGCGCACCATCCGCAAAGCGCAGGCCGCGGGCGTGCCGGTCATCACCGCGACCGAGATGCTCGACTCGATGGTCCGCTCGCGCCGCCCGACCCGCGCGGAGGCGTCCGACGTGGCCAACGCCGTCCTCGACGGCACCGACGCCGTGATGCTCTCCGGCGAGACCGCCGTCGGCGACCACCCCGTCCGCGTCGTCGAGACGATGTCCCGCATCGTCGAGGAAGTCGAAGAGAGCCCCGAGTACGACGAGAGCCAAGAACAGCGCGTCCCGACCGCCGACGAGGGCTCCCGCACCGAGGCGCTGGCTCGCTCGGCGCGCTACCTCGCCCGCGACGTGAACGCCGCGGCCGTCGTCGCCGTCTCCGAGTCCGGTTACACCGCCCGGAAGACCGCGAAGTTCCGCCCCGGCGTCCCCGTCGTCGCCGTCACGCCGAACGACCGAACGCGCCGCCAGCTCGCCGTCTCGTGGGGCGTTTCGGCGCAGTACGCCGACTACAGCCCGAGCGTCGAGGGCGTCATGGACGACGCCGTCACCGCCGCGCTCGACGCCGGCGTCGCGGAGTCCGGCGACACCATCGTCGTCCTCTCCGGCATGATGACGGAGCTCGAAGGGACGAACACGACGAACATGCTCAAGGTCCACGTCGCCGCCGAGCCCGTCGCAACGGGCCGGAAAATCGTCAGCGGCCGCGTCGCCGGCCCCCTCTACCGCACCGAGGACGGCGACCTCACGGACGTCCCCGAGGGCGCGATTCTCGCGCTGTCGGCCGAGTTCGACGGCGAGTTCAACGGCGACGCCGACAAGCTCGCCGGCATCGTCGACGCCCGCGCGGGCATGACCGGCTACCCGGCGCTCGTCGCGCGCGAACTCGACATCCCGATGGTGTCGGGCGCGCCGCTCCCGAAGACCATCGCTGAGGGCGCGACCGTCACGCTCCACGCCGAGCGCGGCATCGTCTACGAGGGCGACGTCATCAGCCACGACCGCGGCAACCGGCAGTAG